A DNA window from Cobetia marina contains the following coding sequences:
- a CDS encoding cupin domain-containing protein: MSTSPAPHDTDTPLALLGGLSIREFLRDYWQQKPLLIRGAFADFETPLEADELAGLACEDGIEARLVEEHGPDKAWQVSHGPFDDATFARLDAKDDSQWSLLVQAVDHYVPDVAALFEPFTFLPRWRLDDIMISYAPTGGSVGPHLDNYDVFLLQAQGQRHWQLGGMHGDDAEIIDGIDLRILKHFEVTPGEDWVLEPGDMLYVPPRLAHHGVSQSDDCMTISVGFRAPSADEVVTSYADYLGASLPESLRYRDQGMAPVANAGELDDASLERVRELLLSTLDNPTQLAQWFGRYMTQPKYLEQLAAREPALKTHELVEYLEDEGVLVRSLGSRFAFRHGENDTSTLFVDGDGVPATPALAEALASSERLTAVLLDYTTADLDRKAVVSLLTALVNRGSLILECDLQDEEDEEEDDA; encoded by the coding sequence ATGAGCACATCCCCCGCCCCCCACGACACCGACACGCCACTGGCACTGTTGGGCGGCCTGAGCATCCGCGAATTCCTGCGCGACTACTGGCAGCAGAAGCCGCTGCTGATTCGCGGCGCCTTCGCGGATTTCGAGACGCCGCTGGAAGCCGATGAACTGGCGGGACTGGCCTGCGAGGACGGCATCGAGGCACGCCTGGTGGAAGAGCATGGTCCCGACAAGGCCTGGCAGGTCAGCCACGGGCCTTTCGATGACGCCACCTTTGCGCGCCTCGATGCCAAGGACGACAGCCAGTGGAGCCTGCTGGTGCAGGCAGTGGACCATTACGTCCCGGACGTCGCTGCCCTCTTCGAGCCCTTCACCTTCCTGCCGCGCTGGCGCCTCGATGACATCATGATCAGCTACGCGCCCACCGGCGGCAGCGTCGGCCCGCACCTGGACAACTACGATGTCTTCCTGCTCCAGGCGCAAGGCCAGCGTCACTGGCAGCTGGGCGGCATGCACGGTGATGACGCCGAGATCATCGATGGCATCGACCTGCGCATCCTCAAGCACTTCGAGGTCACACCGGGCGAGGATTGGGTGCTGGAGCCGGGCGACATGCTCTACGTGCCGCCGCGTCTGGCCCACCACGGCGTCAGCCAGTCCGATGACTGCATGACCATCTCGGTCGGCTTCCGTGCCCCTTCCGCCGATGAAGTCGTCACCTCCTATGCCGATTACCTGGGCGCCAGCCTGCCGGAATCGCTGCGCTACCGTGACCAGGGCATGGCACCGGTCGCCAATGCCGGCGAGCTGGACGACGCCTCGCTCGAGCGCGTACGCGAACTGTTGCTCAGCACGTTGGACAACCCGACCCAGCTGGCCCAGTGGTTCGGTCGCTACATGACCCAGCCCAAGTATCTGGAGCAGCTCGCCGCCCGTGAGCCGGCGCTCAAGACGCATGAGCTGGTCGAGTATCTAGAAGATGAAGGCGTACTGGTGCGCTCGCTGGGCTCGCGCTTCGCCTTCCGTCACGGTGAGAATGACACCAGCACCCTGTTCGTCGATGGCGATGGCGTCCCCGCGACCCCGGCGCTCGCGGAAGCGCTGGCCTCCAGCGAACGCCTGACGGCGGTGTTGCTTGACTACACGACGGCCGACCTTGATCGCAAGGCCGTGGTCAGCCTGCTCACGGCGCTGGTCAATCGCGGCAGTCTGATTCTGGAATGCGACCTGCAGGACGAAGAGGACGAGGAGGAAGATGACGCATGA
- the purB gene encoding adenylosuccinate lyase — MQLSALTALSPVDGRYGAKTEALREHFSEFGLIRARVTVEVRWLQRLAAHAEIAEVPAFSKEANAVLDAIVSDFSVEDAQRIKDIERTTNHDVKAVEYFLKEKVEGNAELNAVTEFIHFACTSEDINNLSHALMLRGGLDNVLLPQMREVTEAIVALAHQHAEQPMLSRTHGQTASPTTLGKEMANVAARLRRQLAQIERIEMLGKINGAVGNYNAHLTTYPAIDWAANAETFVESLGLTFNPYTTQIEPHDYIAELFDAVCRFNTILIDFDRDVWGYISLGYFKQRTVAGEIGSSTMPHKVNPIDFENSEGNLGIANAVLGHLAQKLPISRWQRDLTDSTVLRNLGTGLAQGLIAYQATLKGISKLEANPERLNADLDNSWEVLAEPIQTVMRRYGIEKPYEKLKELTRGKRIDQAGFAAFIETLELPEDVKTELKALSPASYIGNAIAQAKAL, encoded by the coding sequence TGGCTGCAGCGCCTGGCCGCCCACGCCGAGATCGCTGAAGTGCCGGCTTTCTCGAAGGAAGCCAACGCCGTACTGGACGCCATCGTCAGCGACTTCAGTGTCGAGGATGCCCAGCGCATCAAGGACATCGAGCGCACCACCAATCACGACGTGAAGGCGGTCGAATACTTCCTGAAGGAGAAGGTCGAGGGCAACGCTGAGCTCAACGCCGTCACCGAATTCATCCACTTCGCCTGCACCAGTGAAGACATCAACAACCTGTCTCACGCCCTGATGCTGCGTGGCGGTCTGGACAACGTGCTGCTGCCGCAGATGCGTGAAGTGACCGAGGCCATCGTCGCACTGGCTCACCAGCACGCCGAACAGCCGATGCTGTCGCGTACCCACGGCCAGACTGCCAGCCCGACCACCCTGGGCAAGGAAATGGCCAACGTCGCCGCGCGTCTGCGTCGTCAGCTGGCGCAGATCGAACGCATCGAGATGCTCGGCAAGATCAACGGTGCCGTGGGCAACTACAACGCCCACCTGACCACCTACCCGGCCATCGACTGGGCGGCCAATGCCGAAACCTTCGTCGAGAGCCTCGGCCTGACCTTCAATCCGTACACCACCCAGATCGAGCCGCACGACTACATCGCCGAGCTGTTCGATGCCGTCTGCCGCTTCAACACCATCCTGATCGACTTCGATCGTGATGTCTGGGGCTACATCTCGCTGGGCTACTTCAAGCAGCGCACCGTGGCCGGCGAGATCGGCTCTTCCACCATGCCGCACAAGGTCAACCCGATCGACTTCGAGAACTCCGAAGGCAATCTGGGCATCGCCAACGCCGTGCTGGGCCATCTGGCGCAGAAGCTGCCGATCTCCCGCTGGCAGCGTGACCTGACCGACTCCACCGTGCTGCGCAATCTCGGTACCGGTCTGGCACAGGGCCTGATCGCCTACCAGGCGACCCTGAAGGGCATCAGCAAGCTGGAAGCCAACCCGGAACGCCTGAACGCGGATCTGGACAACAGCTGGGAAGTGCTGGCCGAGCCGATCCAGACCGTCATGCGTCGTTACGGCATCGAGAAGCCCTACGAAAAGCTCAAGGAGCTGACCCGTGGCAAGCGCATCGACCAGGCCGGTTTCGCCGCCTTCATCGAGACGCTGGAACTGCCGGAAGACGTCAAGACCGAGCTGAAGGCTCTGAGCCCGGCCAGCTACATCGGCAACGCCATTGCACAGGCCAAGGCGCTCTAA